A single window of Selenomonas sputigena DNA harbors:
- the sucC gene encoding ADP-forming succinate--CoA ligase subunit beta has translation MNIHEYQSKQVLREFGVNVPNGLPAFSVEEAVENAKKLGAAVTVVKAQIHAGGRGKAGGVKIAKSVEEVEGYAKELLGKVLVTHQTGPEGKKVGRLLIEEGSNIKKEYYLSFVVDRATARIVMMGSEEGGVEIEKVAAETPEKIIKEYIDPVIGLAPFQATRMAYAINIPAPAIRKAAALMEKLYNAFIGKDCSQVEINPLVVTAEDDVICLDAKLNFDDSALFRHPDIVELRDETEEDPKEREAAAAGLNYVNLGGDVACMVNGAGLAMATVDIIKHYGGEPANFLDVGGDSEPEKIAKAFNIMLEGGQAKGIFVNIFGGINRCDNIANGIIEAAKIISKDGKSLPVPVVVRLEGTKVEEGREILKNTPIANVFPAPTMEGGAEQIVKLVAEAKA, from the coding sequence ATGAATATTCATGAGTACCAGTCCAAGCAAGTCCTGCGGGAATTCGGCGTCAATGTGCCGAACGGCCTGCCGGCGTTCAGCGTGGAAGAGGCGGTCGAGAACGCGAAGAAGCTCGGCGCCGCTGTCACGGTCGTCAAAGCGCAGATCCACGCGGGTGGCCGCGGCAAGGCGGGCGGCGTCAAGATCGCCAAGTCCGTTGAAGAGGTCGAAGGCTACGCGAAGGAGCTGCTTGGCAAGGTTCTCGTCACGCATCAGACGGGTCCTGAGGGCAAGAAGGTCGGTCGCCTCCTGATTGAAGAAGGCTCGAACATCAAAAAGGAATACTACCTGAGCTTTGTCGTTGATCGTGCCACGGCGAGGATCGTCATGATGGGTTCTGAAGAGGGTGGCGTCGAGATCGAGAAGGTCGCTGCCGAAACTCCGGAAAAGATCATCAAGGAGTATATCGATCCGGTCATCGGACTTGCTCCGTTCCAGGCGACGCGCATGGCGTATGCCATCAACATCCCGGCTCCTGCGATTCGCAAGGCGGCGGCTCTGATGGAGAAGCTTTACAATGCGTTCATTGGCAAGGACTGCTCGCAGGTTGAAATCAATCCGCTCGTCGTCACGGCCGAGGATGATGTGATCTGCCTCGATGCGAAGCTGAACTTTGACGACAGCGCATTGTTCCGCCATCCCGACATCGTCGAACTGCGCGATGAGACGGAAGAGGATCCGAAGGAGCGCGAAGCTGCGGCTGCCGGCCTCAACTACGTCAACCTCGGCGGTGATGTCGCGTGCATGGTCAACGGCGCAGGCCTTGCCATGGCTACGGTCGACATCATCAAGCATTACGGCGGCGAGCCCGCCAACTTCCTCGATGTCGGCGGAGACTCCGAGCCTGAGAAGATCGCGAAGGCGTTCAACATCATGCTCGAAGGCGGCCAGGCGAAGGGCATCTTTGTCAACATCTTCGGCGGTATCAATCGCTGCGACAACATCGCGAACGGCATCATCGAGGCTGCGAAGATCATCTCCAAGGACGGCAAATCCCTCCCGGTTCCTGTCGTTGTCCGTCTTGAGGGCACGAAGGTCGAAGAAGGCCGCGAGATCCTGAAGAACACGCCGATTGCCAACGTCTTCCCCGCACCTACGATGGAGGGCGGCGCCGAGCAGATTGTCAAACTCGTTGCTGAGGCGAAGGCTTAA
- a CDS encoding DUF5105 domain-containing protein yields MKRKMMLTKRLLLPFIAVLAMLLVAGCGDKPKDTADKAVLAYAELYAYGDTDKTEAAGLTKEQKEKISEALLTEVDQQFQSMMLSEDNAVAVTNYYIADRKANITLKAKVKKDDSEHPVVELTATPVDKAEFDKIMQTNEDLVALGVVLGLAQQQGVDVRKDPSYQQGAMDVLRKFIDEIPYDDEKTLDVPCDMVKSDDGKTLHWAPKDPKAIQKFLDGEK; encoded by the coding sequence ATGAAGAGGAAGATGATGTTGACAAAGAGGTTACTGCTGCCGTTCATCGCCGTTCTGGCGATGCTCCTCGTTGCGGGCTGCGGCGACAAGCCAAAGGACACGGCGGACAAGGCTGTCCTCGCTTACGCGGAGCTTTATGCTTATGGTGACACGGACAAGACCGAGGCGGCGGGCTTGACGAAAGAGCAGAAGGAGAAGATCAGTGAGGCGCTCCTGACTGAGGTCGATCAGCAGTTCCAGAGCATGATGCTTTCTGAGGACAATGCGGTCGCTGTCACGAATTACTATATTGCCGATCGCAAGGCGAACATCACGCTCAAGGCGAAGGTCAAGAAGGACGACAGCGAGCATCCCGTTGTCGAGTTGACGGCTACGCCGGTCGACAAGGCGGAGTTTGACAAGATCATGCAGACGAACGAGGATCTCGTCGCCTTGGGGGTTGTCCTCGGTCTTGCACAGCAGCAGGGCGTCGACGTCCGCAAGGATCCCTCTTATCAGCAGGGAGCGATGGACGTCTTGCGCAAGTTCATCGACGAGATTCCTTACGACGATGAAAAGACGCTCGATGTGCCGTGCGATATGGTGAAGAGCGATGACGGCAAGACGCTGCACTGGGCGCCGAAAGATCCGAAGGCGATCCAGAAGTTCCTCGACGGCGAGAAGTAA
- a CDS encoding GHKL domain-containing protein produces the protein MNENSLAVIFNTFLFLLSLLPAVYLRYLPFRSILAPKVRRRLLQGYALIFFAEFAISVLLFFFGILSYGFHTFKLFYIFFGFLPYFLLNLCMIRPYIAQHIFILGMQFILSSTISTIAILLVLTFNNESDFFDHFATYCALNLTIYLTALPIVRPFFRQIFLRFSTISTDRFWLYICPLPLLMLVHDVYFSTSPEVLASRYLFPRVLLFVCGVLIALAAWRGLEYILQQAATTERNLALLTRMNSIGEYTRTLQEKQARLSIVRHDLRHNAQMLADLISRGEDDAAMRLVQRMSGQIDATRVEHFASNPLIDAALSVYVRQAHQKDIAVEARIDLPASFAAEVDLSLVLCNLFENAIHAEEEEPQQQRAIRLLARTKGASIFFSIENRRSTPVPLAANGLPRSRDSLPGHGYGTRSLLLFAEKYGAEFFTEQKDGWFSILLHVPQVERMEK, from the coding sequence TTGAACGAAAACAGTCTTGCCGTCATCTTCAACACCTTCCTGTTCCTACTCTCGCTCCTGCCGGCCGTCTACCTGCGCTACCTGCCGTTTCGCTCCATCCTTGCGCCGAAGGTGCGGCGGCGACTGCTGCAGGGATACGCCCTTATCTTCTTTGCCGAGTTTGCCATTTCCGTGCTGCTCTTTTTTTTCGGCATCCTGTCCTACGGCTTTCACACATTCAAACTCTTTTATATCTTTTTCGGCTTTCTTCCCTACTTTCTGCTGAACCTCTGCATGATCCGACCATACATCGCGCAGCACATCTTCATCCTCGGCATGCAGTTCATTCTCAGCAGCACGATCTCGACGATCGCGATTCTCCTCGTGCTGACATTCAACAACGAAAGCGACTTTTTCGACCACTTCGCCACTTACTGCGCCTTGAATCTCACGATTTATCTCACCGCACTGCCCATCGTGCGCCCTTTCTTCCGGCAAATCTTCCTGCGCTTTTCCACGATCAGCACCGACCGCTTCTGGCTCTACATCTGCCCGCTGCCGCTTCTCATGCTCGTTCACGATGTCTACTTCTCCACCTCGCCTGAGGTCCTTGCCTCCCGCTACCTCTTCCCTCGCGTTCTGCTGTTCGTCTGCGGCGTGCTCATCGCTCTCGCCGCATGGCGTGGCCTTGAGTACATCCTCCAGCAGGCAGCAACGACGGAACGAAATCTCGCGCTCCTGACGCGCATGAACTCGATCGGCGAGTATACGCGCACCCTGCAGGAAAAGCAGGCGCGCCTCTCCATCGTGCGCCATGACCTCCGACACAATGCGCAGATGCTCGCCGACCTCATCTCGCGCGGCGAAGATGATGCCGCCATGCGTCTCGTCCAAAGGATGAGCGGGCAGATCGATGCGACGCGCGTCGAGCACTTCGCCAGCAATCCCCTGATCGATGCAGCGCTCTCCGTCTATGTGCGGCAAGCGCACCAAAAGGACATCGCCGTCGAGGCTCGAATCGACCTCCCCGCCTCCTTTGCCGCGGAAGTCGATCTCTCGCTCGTCCTCTGCAATCTCTTTGAAAACGCCATCCATGCCGAAGAGGAAGAGCCGCAGCAGCAGCGAGCCATCCGTCTCCTCGCGCGTACCAAGGGTGCCAGTATCTTCTTCTCCATTGAGAACCGCCGCAGCACGCCCGTACCACTCGCCGCAAACGGCCTGCCCAGAAGCAGAGATTCCTTGCCTGGCCACGGCTACGGCACGCGCTCCCTTCTGCTCTTCGCGGAAAAGTACGGCGCCGAGTTCTTCACGGAGCAAAAGGACGGCTGGTTCAGCATCCTGCTGCATGTGCCGCAGGTCGAGCGCATGGAAAAATGA
- a CDS encoding carbon starvation protein A produces MVTFLVALLALILGYVIYGRVVDVIFSPTDKPTPALVHDDGVDYIPLPTWKVFMIQLLNIAGLGPIFGALQGALWGPCVYFWIVLGTIFAGGVHDYMSGMISLREDGKSISEVVGNHMGKTMLFIMRIFSVVLLVLVGTVFATGPAMLIDGKLLSLGSIGAIKIWLIIILIYYFLATLLPIDTLIARFYPLFGVCLIVMAFGIMGAMLAGVGGHVMPEMVLANLHPQNMPIWPLMFITVACGAISGFHATQSPMMARCLKDERLARPVFYGAMVSEGFIALVWAAAGVTFYESTGGLGAVLASAGPGGVVYDICVGFLGPVGAALALLGVVACPITSGDTAFRSARLTIADWFGLEQKSTSRRLALAVPILGVGAALTQMDFSIIWRYFSWTNQTLAMIVLWTGSVYLYRTFRGKIYYIIGMIPATFMSAVTVTYILQAKEGFGLSTDVTYPVGIAAAALFLFLFLRTTVLRHE; encoded by the coding sequence ATGGTTACATTTTTGGTGGCATTGCTCGCTTTGATTCTGGGCTACGTCATCTACGGCAGGGTTGTCGACGTGATTTTCTCGCCTACGGACAAGCCGACGCCTGCGTTGGTGCACGATGACGGTGTGGATTACATTCCTCTGCCGACGTGGAAGGTCTTCATGATCCAGCTTTTGAATATCGCTGGTCTCGGACCGATTTTCGGCGCTTTGCAGGGGGCGCTTTGGGGGCCGTGCGTCTACTTCTGGATCGTTCTCGGCACGATCTTTGCGGGCGGCGTGCACGACTATATGTCGGGCATGATTTCTCTGCGTGAAGACGGCAAGAGCATCTCGGAGGTCGTCGGCAATCACATGGGCAAGACGATGCTCTTCATCATGCGCATCTTCTCGGTCGTGCTTCTCGTCCTCGTCGGCACGGTTTTTGCGACGGGGCCTGCTATGCTCATCGACGGCAAGCTGTTGTCGCTCGGTTCTATTGGCGCGATCAAGATCTGGCTCATCATCATCTTGATTTATTACTTCCTTGCTACACTTTTGCCGATCGATACGTTGATCGCGCGTTTCTATCCGCTTTTCGGCGTCTGTCTCATCGTCATGGCGTTCGGCATCATGGGGGCGATGCTTGCGGGCGTCGGCGGCCACGTCATGCCGGAGATGGTCTTGGCAAATCTCCATCCGCAGAATATGCCGATCTGGCCGCTGATGTTCATCACGGTTGCCTGCGGCGCCATTTCGGGATTCCACGCCACGCAGTCGCCCATGATGGCTCGCTGCCTGAAGGATGAGCGTCTCGCGCGTCCCGTCTTTTACGGCGCGATGGTTTCTGAAGGCTTCATCGCTCTCGTCTGGGCGGCGGCAGGCGTGACCTTCTACGAGAGCACGGGCGGCCTCGGCGCCGTGCTTGCCTCGGCAGGTCCCGGTGGCGTCGTCTACGATATCTGCGTCGGCTTCCTCGGTCCCGTCGGGGCGGCTCTCGCGTTGCTCGGCGTCGTGGCCTGCCCGATCACTTCGGGCGATACGGCGTTCCGCTCGGCACGTTTGACAATCGCCGACTGGTTCGGCCTTGAGCAGAAGTCGACGAGCAGACGTCTCGCGCTTGCCGTGCCGATCCTTGGTGTCGGTGCTGCTCTTACACAGATGGACTTCTCGATCATCTGGCGCTACTTTTCATGGACGAACCAGACGCTCGCTATGATTGTCCTGTGGACGGGATCTGTCTACCTCTATCGTACGTTCCGCGGCAAAATCTACTACATCATCGGCATGATTCCTGCGACCTTCATGTCGGCTGTCACGGTGACGTACATCCTGCAGGCGAAGGAAGGTTTCGGCCTTTCGACAGATGTTACATATCCCGTCGGTATTGCCGCCGCTGCGCTCTTCTTGTTCCTCTTCCTGCGCACGACGGTGCTGCGGCATGAGTGA
- a CDS encoding LytR/AlgR family response regulator transcription factor translates to MRIAIVDDEEEVREAARRYLAKMLARYWSKETAVVQLDLFDSAEALLEGFDRQSYDLVLLDICMPGLDGMEAARRLRAESADIGIIFLTTSEEYLMEGYRVFADGYFLKPLGTDEEAFQASLRHVFARRDQSAHVLSVEYNGRALEIPFQKIFYADIEGGRLHIVLEERDFHLSRPFTYEWSAERLLHDKRFLECYHRIIVNMDRIERMEEGAFVLTSGMKLPISRRRYGAVKVEYMQYMLNK, encoded by the coding sequence ATGCGCATTGCTATTGTCGATGATGAGGAAGAGGTGCGCGAGGCGGCGCGACGCTATCTGGCGAAGATGCTCGCGAGATATTGGTCGAAGGAAACAGCCGTCGTGCAGCTTGACCTCTTCGATTCTGCTGAAGCGCTCCTGGAGGGCTTTGATCGGCAGTCCTACGATCTCGTGCTCCTCGACATCTGCATGCCCGGTCTTGACGGCATGGAAGCGGCGCGTCGCTTGCGTGCCGAAAGCGCCGACATCGGCATCATATTCCTCACGACGAGCGAGGAGTATCTGATGGAGGGCTATCGCGTCTTTGCCGACGGCTACTTCCTCAAGCCTCTGGGGACGGATGAGGAGGCTTTTCAGGCCTCTCTGCGTCATGTCTTCGCACGCCGCGATCAGTCGGCGCACGTTCTCAGCGTGGAATACAACGGACGCGCCCTGGAGATCCCCTTTCAAAAGATTTTCTATGCGGACATCGAAGGCGGCAGGCTGCACATCGTCCTCGAAGAGCGCGATTTTCACCTCTCGCGCCCTTTCACCTATGAGTGGAGCGCGGAGCGGCTGCTGCACGACAAGCGCTTCCTTGAATGTTACCATCGCATCATCGTCAATATGGACAGAATCGAGCGCATGGAAGAGGGGGCGTTCGTGCTCACGAGCGGCATGAAATTGCCGATCAGCCGCAGGCGGTACGGTGCGGTCAAGGTAGAGTATATGCAGTATATGCTGAATAAGTAG
- the sucD gene encoding succinate--CoA ligase subunit alpha, giving the protein MSVLIDKDTKVIVQGITGKAATFHTKQMLDYGTKIVAGVTPGKAGQKVEGVPVFNTVADAVKATGATASVVYVPPRFAADSIMEAVDAGLDLVVCITEHIPVLDMVKVRRYMEGRKTRLVGPNCPGLLTSKQSKLGITPATVSKPGHVGVISRSGTLTYEAAFQLTNAGIGQTTTVGIGGDPVKGTDFIDALQLFKDDPETLAVLMIGEIGGTAEEDAAKWIQANMKDKPVSAFIAGRQAPPGKRMGHAGAIISGGKGTAADKVAALNAAGIPVADTVAHIGETMVKLLKEKGLFEKCHTC; this is encoded by the coding sequence ATGTCAGTTTTGATTGATAAAGATACAAAGGTCATCGTGCAGGGCATCACGGGCAAAGCGGCGACGTTCCACACGAAACAGATGCTCGACTATGGCACGAAGATTGTCGCAGGCGTAACGCCGGGCAAGGCGGGTCAGAAGGTCGAGGGCGTTCCCGTGTTCAATACGGTTGCGGACGCTGTGAAGGCTACGGGCGCGACGGCTTCGGTCGTTTATGTTCCACCTCGTTTTGCGGCGGACAGCATCATGGAAGCGGTTGATGCCGGTCTCGATCTCGTCGTCTGCATCACGGAGCATATCCCTGTCCTCGACATGGTGAAGGTGCGCCGTTACATGGAAGGCAGGAAGACGCGTCTTGTCGGCCCGAACTGCCCGGGTCTTCTGACGTCCAAGCAGTCGAAGCTCGGCATCACGCCGGCTACGGTCAGCAAGCCCGGTCATGTCGGCGTCATCTCGCGCTCCGGTACCTTGACGTATGAGGCTGCTTTCCAGCTCACGAATGCGGGCATCGGTCAGACGACGACGGTCGGCATTGGCGGCGACCCCGTCAAGGGCACGGACTTCATCGACGCTCTGCAGCTCTTCAAGGACGATCCCGAAACGTTGGCCGTTCTGATGATCGGCGAAATCGGCGGCACGGCGGAAGAGGACGCTGCGAAGTGGATTCAGGCGAACATGAAGGATAAGCCGGTTTCCGCCTTTATCGCAGGTCGTCAGGCGCCTCCGGGCAAGCGCATGGGTCATGCCGGCGCGATCATCTCGGGCGGCAAGGGCACGGCGGCTGACAAGGTCGCGGCTCTGAATGCTGCGGGCATTCCCGTTGCCGATACGGTCGCCCACATCGGCGAGACGATGGTCAAGCTCCTCAAGGAGAAGGGTCTCTTCGAGAAGTGCCATACCTGCTGA
- a CDS encoding KpsF/GutQ family sugar-phosphate isomerase yields the protein MKRDVIREKAKETLALEAAAVKKLTENVDEEFCRAVECVLDCTARIVVTGMGKSGHIGRKIAATLASTGTPSFFMHPAEAFHGDLGMVTDKDVVLAISNSGEVQEVVKILPVIHRIGATIIAMTGNRASQLAEYSDYVIDIGHEPEACPLGLAPTTSTTATLAMGDAIAVAVMSVRNFKKQDFALFHPGGALGRRLLLKVQDVMHTGEENPVVSGEKTAKDALFVMTEKGLGAVSVTDAAGKFIGLLTDGIIRRALAKDYAFLDEPVHEIMFTEPLTIRADELATAALSVMEKHEPRPVTVLPVIDEKGAPVGMIHLTDLLKQGVV from the coding sequence ATGAAGCGAGATGTGATACGGGAAAAGGCAAAGGAAACGCTGGCGCTGGAAGCAGCGGCAGTGAAGAAGCTGACGGAGAATGTGGATGAGGAGTTCTGCCGTGCGGTTGAGTGCGTGCTGGACTGCACGGCTCGCATCGTCGTCACGGGCATGGGAAAATCCGGGCATATCGGACGCAAGATTGCCGCGACGCTTGCGAGCACGGGAACGCCTTCGTTCTTCATGCATCCAGCGGAGGCGTTTCACGGCGATCTCGGCATGGTGACGGACAAGGATGTAGTTCTGGCGATTTCCAACAGCGGCGAGGTGCAGGAGGTCGTGAAGATCCTGCCCGTCATCCATCGCATCGGTGCGACCATCATCGCCATGACAGGCAACCGTGCTTCGCAGCTCGCCGAGTACTCGGACTACGTCATCGACATCGGGCATGAGCCAGAGGCTTGCCCCTTGGGACTTGCGCCGACGACGAGCACGACGGCGACGCTCGCCATGGGCGATGCCATCGCCGTCGCTGTGATGTCCGTGCGGAATTTCAAGAAGCAGGATTTCGCGCTCTTCCATCCGGGTGGCGCACTCGGCAGACGGCTTCTCCTCAAGGTGCAGGACGTCATGCACACGGGCGAGGAAAACCCTGTCGTCTCGGGGGAGAAGACGGCGAAGGATGCGCTCTTTGTCATGACGGAGAAAGGCTTGGGCGCTGTCTCTGTCACGGATGCAGCGGGCAAGTTCATCGGGCTTCTGACTGACGGCATCATCCGCCGCGCACTCGCGAAGGACTATGCTTTCCTCGATGAGCCTGTGCACGAGATCATGTTTACTGAGCCGCTGACGATTCGTGCCGATGAACTGGCGACGGCGGCGCTCTCCGTCATGGAGAAGCACGAGCCGCGCCCCGTGACGGTGCTGCCCGTCATCGACGAGAAGGGGGCGCCGGTCGGCATGATCCATCTGACCGATCTTTTGAAGCAGGGCGTGGTTTGA
- a CDS encoding threonine/serine ThrE exporter family protein, with protein sequence MAETKEHVLTHPFSQIIYKMHLILLVARTMMENGADSDRTSQYIMRTAAYMGIPAENVSCHIAYTTIMLNIKDEERTYTRFSKCRTHRVNMLVLSAVSRMIWRAMRDAWSLELFEREMEALEKRKSPYSGFLTALGAGFACAGSCALFGCDLAAFFITALCAFLGFYARRFCNEHGFNVYAGIAIAAFTATLAAVLLQNLNLSATPMLPIVACTLFIVPGVPLINAANDLLNHFITSGMTRAFDTLLIVCSTAFGMAIALRLGHVSSFTTVSLSPGEIYLYHPLAAAIAAGGFSLIFSVPRRLLWVVSAGGSITILLRNICMFELGMSQAAGTFLASAFVGVLALFAIHWFHTPNIVLTIPSAIPLIPGVLLYRFFFTLLNINEVSTPLLLAALRNGVEAASIIAGIAIGVAIPSIFWSRQIQRNKIAQEKKLLASRFVDQED encoded by the coding sequence ATGGCAGAAACGAAAGAACATGTTCTCACGCACCCCTTCTCCCAGATCATTTACAAGATGCATCTGATCCTCCTCGTCGCGCGCACGATGATGGAAAACGGCGCCGATTCCGACCGCACCTCGCAGTACATCATGCGCACAGCGGCGTACATGGGCATCCCTGCGGAAAACGTCAGCTGTCACATCGCCTACACGACCATCATGCTGAACATCAAAGACGAAGAGCGCACCTACACGCGCTTCAGCAAGTGCCGCACGCACCGCGTGAACATGCTCGTTCTCTCCGCCGTCAGCCGCATGATCTGGCGCGCTATGCGCGACGCCTGGTCGCTCGAACTTTTCGAGCGCGAGATGGAAGCTCTGGAAAAACGAAAATCCCCCTACAGCGGCTTTTTGACGGCGCTCGGTGCAGGCTTCGCGTGCGCCGGCTCGTGCGCTCTCTTCGGCTGCGACCTCGCCGCCTTCTTCATCACAGCGCTCTGTGCCTTCCTCGGCTTCTATGCACGGCGCTTCTGCAACGAGCACGGCTTCAACGTCTACGCCGGCATCGCCATCGCCGCCTTTACTGCGACGCTCGCCGCCGTGCTGCTGCAAAACCTCAATCTGTCTGCGACGCCTATGCTGCCCATCGTCGCCTGCACGCTCTTCATCGTGCCCGGCGTTCCTCTGATCAACGCGGCAAATGACCTTCTGAACCACTTCATCACCTCGGGCATGACGCGGGCGTTCGACACGCTCCTCATCGTCTGCAGCACGGCATTCGGCATGGCGATCGCCCTGCGCCTTGGACACGTCAGTTCATTCACGACCGTGAGCCTCAGTCCCGGCGAGATCTACCTCTACCACCCGCTAGCCGCCGCCATCGCAGCCGGTGGTTTCTCCCTGATCTTCAGCGTGCCGCGCCGCCTGCTATGGGTCGTCTCCGCGGGCGGCAGCATCACGATCCTCCTTCGGAACATCTGTATGTTCGAACTTGGCATGAGCCAAGCGGCCGGCACCTTCCTCGCCTCCGCCTTCGTCGGCGTTCTCGCACTCTTTGCCATTCACTGGTTTCACACGCCGAACATCGTGCTGACGATCCCTTCCGCCATTCCTTTGATTCCCGGCGTTCTTCTCTACCGCTTCTTCTTCACACTCTTAAATATCAACGAGGTCAGCACCCCCCTCTTGCTCGCGGCGCTTAGAAACGGCGTCGAAGCCGCGAGCATCATCGCCGGCATCGCCATCGGCGTCGCTATTCCCAGCATCTTCTGGTCAAGACAAATCCAGCGCAACAAAATCGCACAGGAGAAGAAGCTGCTCGCGTCGAGGTTCGTCGATCAGGAAGACTGA
- a CDS encoding phospho-N-acetylmuramoyl-pentapeptide-transferase codes for MSKKSPILGAILGFFILGIFYSTGFNKQGIIAVVGLIVVSWLISMFVSPEVSVIVNLVGAFLGYKWANDHNASIEGGGAM; via the coding sequence ATGAGCAAAAAAAGTCCTATTCTCGGAGCAATTCTCGGCTTCTTCATCTTGGGTATCTTCTACAGCACGGGCTTCAACAAGCAGGGCATCATTGCCGTTGTCGGACTGATTGTCGTCAGTTGGCTTATCAGTATGTTTGTCAGCCCGGAAGTCTCTGTGATCGTCAACCTTGTCGGAGCTTTTCTCGGCTACAAGTGGGCGAACGATCACAATGCATCAATCGAGGGCGGCGGTGCGATGTAA